The Bacteriovorax sp. PP10 nucleotide sequence GGCCGCTTTTAAGTTTAGTGTATCGAAAGTTGTTTCTGGCAGAAGAATGTCAGCTCCACCTTCGATTAAAGCTTTCACTTGTTCGTAGTAGTTTTGAACTAGCTCGTCGAAAGTGATTGTTCTAAAGGCCGGGTTGTTTACATCCGGAGACATTGAGAGTGTTCTGTTTGTTGGGCCTAGGGCGCCGGCAACGTAGCACTTTCTATCTGGGTTTTTTGCCATGAAATCAGTACAAGCTTTTTTAGCGAGTTTTGCTGATTGGAAATTGATATCGTAAACCGCGTGTTCCAGATCGTAATCTTTTTGCGCGATTCTTGTTCCTGAAAAAGTATTTGTCTCGATGATGTCAGCGCCGGCTTCCAGGTATTCTGTGTGAATAGCATAGATGACGTCTGGTCTTGTCAGAGACAGGAGATCGTTGTTTCCCTTGAGGTCACTTGGGTGATTTTCAAAATGACCTTTCCTGAAGTCTTCTTCTTGAAGCTTATAGGTTTGGATCATCGTTCCCATGGCGCCATCGAGAAATAGGATTTTCTCTGAAAGAGTTTTTTCGAGTTCAATAAGAGTTGAATGTTTTTTCATTTTATTTACTTTTGATATTTTTTTACAATATCTACAACGTTGTTAGTATCGTTCATGATGTAGAAGTGAATGCACGGAGCTCCACCTTCTAGTAATCCCTTCACTTGATTGTCTGCCCATCGTTTTCCGATTTCGCCGACATTCTTCGGGTCTTTCGTTACTGTTTCTACCAGTTCATCTGGGAAATCGATATAGAAATTTTTTGGGATCGAAGTAAGTTGAGTCGCGTTCTTTAGGATTTTGATTCCTGGAATAATGGGAACAGTGATTCCTGCTGCGCGAGCTTGTCTTACGAATTCGAAATAGTGATTGTTGTCAAAAAACATTTGAGTGACTACGTAGTCTGCACCAGCATCGACTTTTTTCTTTAAGTTGAAAAGATCTAGTTTTAGGTTGGGAGCTTCGAAGTGTTTTTCTGGGTAAGCGGCAACACCTACACAGAAATCGAATTTTGATCCGCCTTCGATTTCATCAAGGAATTTTCCTTGATTGATGTCTTTGATTTGTTCAACTAGATCTGAAGCGTAATAATTTGTCGTACGGTTCTTTGAGATTTCTTTTTTATAGTTTGGCCCGTCACCACGAAGGGCAAGGACATTATGGATGCCTAAGAAGTTTAACTCTAATAGAGCGTCTTCTGTTTCTTCTTTTGTGAAACCTAAGCAAAGCATATGCACAACGGTGTCGATTCTGAAGCGGTTTTGGATGATTCCGCAAATGCCGATTGTTCCTGGGCGCTTTTTGAAAATTTTGCGTTCGATTGATCCGTCTTCTTTTTCGTTGTAGTAGGCCGAAGATGAATGGGATGTTA carries:
- a CDS encoding methylenetetrahydrofolate reductase gives rise to the protein MKVIEHLELAKNPLFSYEIVPPPRGRSVQDIIDIVETLSPVSPAWIDVTSHSSSAYYNEKEDGSIERKIFKKRPGTIGICGIIQNRFRIDTVVHMLCLGFTKEETEDALLELNFLGIHNVLALRGDGPNYKKEISKNRTTNYYASDLVEQIKDINQGKFLDEIEGGSKFDFCVGVAAYPEKHFEAPNLKLDLFNLKKKVDAGADYVVTQMFFDNNHYFEFVRQARAAGITVPIIPGIKILKNATQLTSIPKNFYIDFPDELVETVTKDPKNVGEIGKRWADNQVKGLLEGGAPCIHFYIMNDTNNVVDIVKKYQK